The genomic region CTCCCTTCCCGCGACCTTACCGCCTCGCTGCCGAGGGGCTCGCCGTCGCTGCCGAGACCGCTGGGCTGCGGGGTTGGCCAGGAGGCTCAGAGGGCGATTCCGGAACGGCGGCTGGGTGGACCCCGATGGGGACGGCCCACCTCACATGCCGGTCGGCAACGAGCCTCCCCCCTCTAGTCTCGGACCGTTAGTCCCGGGCCTTCTGCACCGATGGGGCCGCGGCGATGCCTGGTTCCCGCCGGGGGAGACGCCCCTGAACAAGGGGGCGCACGAGAGCCATGAGGATCAGTACGAGACCGAAGGTACAGACCATCGTGGCGCCCGTGGGCAGGTCCAGCTTGACCGAGAGGTAGATTCCGAGGGCCGAGACCACGGTTCCCATGGTCCAGCCAATGGCAAGGCGCCGTCCGATCCGGTCCGCGTAGAGCATCGCCGCCACCGAAGGGACAATGAGATAGCAGAAGACCAGGAGAACCCCTGCGATGGCCACTGAAGACGTCACCACGAATCCAAACGAAGCGTAGAAGAGAAAGTCCCAGAACCGGATGTTCAGCCCCTCGGCTTCGGCTTTCTCGTTGTCGGTCGAGATCGTGAGGAACTGCCGGCGGAAGACGTAGTGGAAGGCCCCGACGGCTCCGTAAAGGAGCGCGGTCTTACCCACCTCGGGCCAGGACACGGCCAAGATGTTTCCAACCAGCATGTCTTTTAAGTGCTCGCTCTCAGAGGTGGCCTTGCTCATGGCCAAGATCGCCGCCGCCGAGGCCACCGCATAGGAGATGCCGATGATGGCTTCTTG from Vicinamibacteria bacterium harbors:
- a CDS encoding metal ABC transporter permease, which codes for MDFEILQFLAAPFAISLILTGIHAYLGVHVVERGVIFVDLSLAQIAALGATIALLLPFTGHDPHGAATYWLSLGFTFIGAAVFATIRVRRARIPQEAIIGISYAVASAAAILAMSKATSESEHLKDMLVGNILAVSWPEVGKTALLYGAVGAFHYVFRRQFLTISTDNEKAEAEGLNIRFWDFLFYASFGFVVTSSVAIAGVLLVFCYLIVPSVAAMLYADRIGRRLAIGWTMGTVVSALGIYLSVKLDLPTGATMVCTFGLVLILMALVRPLVQGRLPRREPGIAAAPSVQKARD